The following coding sequences are from one Panicum hallii strain FIL2 chromosome 5, PHallii_v3.1, whole genome shotgun sequence window:
- the LOC112895994 gene encoding protein IQ-DOMAIN 14 — MGKKGSWFTALKKAFTSSPKEKPTNVHQLVAQYPPPHGHAREKKRWGGFGRSRPYAEPASPAAGALINIPLYREPSSIEKILGDEEMDQQRQYYAATRAQYQITPARPAVAVSAASAAAPLPQPVVPARERSREDKPAAVVLPLPPPSPPPLIRRFDHDREQQQKLQQLQQQSRAETEWRQQPPRRHRAARQRAAPPDRARAAAVAIQAAFRGYMARRNYQSLRGLIRLQGVMRGASVRRQTAQAMRCMQTMVRVQAQVRASRVEAMERRNRQHHGAMLRDGGRWRAGSQDGGIWDDSRLTREEADARTKRKVEAVIKRERALAYAYSHQLLKATPMAAHAILADLQSGRSPWWWTPIERRHDPEAAYRPVEPASKPRTALAVVHREMTTPMTMTAAATPARSVVSAYSTKPRATRPAPAKGAGSMSIRDDESLTSCPAFGGVPNYMTPTLSASAKARARAQLLQQQHQQQQKAAQEKPRFSFGLGQSIGSWAKSPFWKAPSSRVGTPAASVAGGRHRPTRSISGLSVDSSVSMPAGIGRRPFK; from the exons ATGGGCAAGAAAGGAAGCTGGTTTACTGCACTCAAGAAGGCCTTTACCTCCAGTCCCAAGGAGAAGCCAACAAAT GTGCATCAGCTGGTAGCgcagtacccgccgccgcacGGGCACGCGAGGGAGAAGAAGCGATGGGGCGGCTTCGGGCGGTCGCGGCCCTACGCGGAGccggcgtcgccggcggcgggcgcgctGATCAACATCCCGCTGTACCGCGAGCCGAGCAGCATCGagaagatcctcggcgacgagGAGATGGATCAGCAGCGCCAGTACTACGCCGCCACCAGGGCGCAGTACCAGATCACGCCCGCCAGACCCGCCGTCGCCGTTAGCGCTGCTTCAGCTGCCGCGCCGCTGCCACAGCCGGTGGTACCAGCGCGTGAGCGCAGCAGAGAGGACAAGCCGGCCGCCGTGGTGCTCCCGCTTCccccgccgtccccgccgccgctgatCAGGAGGTTCGACCATGACAGAGAGCAGCAGCAGAAGCTGCAGCAGCTCCAGCAGCAGAGCAGGGCCGAGACGGAGTGGCGCCAGCAGCCGCCGAGGCGGCACCGCGCGGCGAGGcagcgcgccgcgccgccggaccgcgcgcgcgccgctgcCGTGGCGATCCAGGCCGCGTTCCGGGGCTACATG GCGCGGCGGAACTACCAGTCGCTGCGCGGGCTGATCCGGCTGCAGGGCGTGATGCGGGGCGCCAGCGTGCGGCGGCAGACGGCGCAGGCGATGCGGTGCATGCAGACGATGGTGCGCGTGCAGGCGCAGGTGCGCGCCAGCCGCGTCGAGGCCATGGAGCGGCGCAACCGACAGCACCACGGCGCCATGCTCAGGGACGGCGGCAGGTGGCGCGCCGGCTCACAG GACGGTGGCATCTGGGACGACAGCCGGCTGACGCGGGAGGAGGCGGACGCGCGGACGAAGCGGAAGGTGGAGGCCGTGATCAAGCGCGAGAGAGCCCTCGCCTACGCCTACTCGCATCAG CTGCTGAAGGCGACGCCGATGGCGGCCCACGCGATCCTGGCGGACCTGCAGTCGGGCCGGAGCCCCTGGTGGTGGACGCCCATCGAGCGCCGCCACGATCCGGAGGCGGCCTACCGCCCCGTCGAGCCCGCCAGCAAACCCCGGACGGCTCTCGCCGTCGTCCACCGCGAGATGACGACGCCGATGAcgatgacggcggcggcgacaccGGCCCGATCGGTGGTCTCGGCCTACTCCACCAAGCCAAGAGCCACGAGGCCCGCGCCCGCCAAGGGGGCGGGCAGCATGAGCATCCGCGACGACGAGAGCCTGACGAGCTGCCCGGCGTTCGGCGGGGTGCCCAACTACATGACGCCGACGCTGTCGGCCTCCGCCAaggcgcgggcccgggcgcAGCTgctccagcagcagcaccagcagcagcagaaggCGGCCCAGGAGAAGCCCAGGTTCTCGTTCGGGCTGGGCCAGAGCATCGGGAGCTGGGCCAAGAGCCCGTTCTGGAAGGCGCCGTCGTCGCGGGTGGGCACGCCGGCGGCGTCGGTGGCCGGCGGGCGCCACCGGCCGACGCGGTCGATCAGCGGGCTGAGCGTCGACTCCAGCGTGTCCATGCCGGCCGGGATCGGCAGGAGGCCCTTCAAGTAG